A portion of the Hoylesella buccalis ATCC 35310 genome contains these proteins:
- the nusB gene encoding transcription antitermination factor NusB, producing MINREIIRTKIVQLTYAYYQNGNNNMDNAEKELLFCLSKAYHLYIYLLQLIVAISREERHRVEINTQKAEREGTEMPPQKFAFNKFAVQLEENKMLNDFIEEQKLTWDDDVEFIRKICNQIEQSETYQAYMADTDDSYEADREVWRKLYKQLIQDNPELDALLEEKSLYWNDDKEVVDTFVLKTIRRFDQANKADQEILPEYKDEEDRNFATKLFRATILNADTYQLYMSETSRNWDFSRLAYMDVVIMQIAIAEMLTFPNIPVSVTIYEYVNQAKRYSTTKSGGYINGMLDSIARHLISTGKMLKPMPEPKQRRSAKKEKTPDTEQPAEEQE from the coding sequence ATGATCAATCGCGAAATAATCAGGACCAAGATAGTCCAGTTAACCTACGCCTACTACCAGAATGGCAATAACAACATGGATAACGCAGAGAAAGAATTGCTTTTCTGCCTCTCCAAAGCATACCATTTGTACATCTATCTGCTCCAACTCATCGTGGCCATCTCGCGTGAAGAGCGACACAGAGTGGAGATTAACACGCAGAAAGCCGAAAGAGAAGGAACGGAGATGCCTCCACAAAAATTCGCCTTCAACAAGTTTGCCGTTCAACTGGAAGAGAACAAGATGCTCAACGACTTCATCGAAGAACAGAAACTGACCTGGGATGATGACGTTGAGTTCATTAGAAAGATATGCAACCAGATTGAACAGTCGGAAACCTACCAAGCATACATGGCCGACACGGACGACAGTTATGAGGCCGACCGCGAAGTATGGCGCAAGCTGTACAAACAGCTCATTCAGGATAATCCCGAATTGGATGCCCTGCTCGAGGAGAAGAGTCTCTACTGGAATGATGACAAAGAGGTGGTAGACACCTTCGTGCTGAAAACCATCAGGCGGTTCGACCAGGCCAACAAGGCCGATCAAGAAATCTTGCCCGAATACAAGGACGAGGAAGACCGCAACTTCGCCACCAAACTCTTCCGCGCCACCATCCTCAATGCCGACACCTACCAGCTGTACATGAGCGAGACCAGCCGCAACTGGGATTTCTCACGGTTGGCCTACATGGACGTGGTCATCATGCAGATTGCCATCGCCGAGATGCTCACGTTCCCGAACATCCCCGTCTCGGTGACGATTTACGAATACGTCAACCAGGCCAAGCGTTACAGTACCACAAAGAGCGGCGGATATATCAACGGCATGCTCGACTCCATTGCACGCCACCTTATCTCAACAGGCAAAATGCTCAAACCTATGCCTGAACCTAAGCAGCGCCGATCTGCCAAGAAAGAGAAAACTCCTGATACCGAGCAACCGGCAGAAGAACAAGAATAG
- the yajC gene encoding preprotein translocase subunit YajC, with protein sequence MTTLLLAAQAAGGGTGMLIFMVAMLAIMWLFMIRPQQKKQKEIRNFQNALQEGSKVIINGGIYGTVKRIDLTTNKVDVEIARGVTVQVDRNFLYADAASQNTTNA encoded by the coding sequence ATGACAACACTATTATTAGCTGCACAAGCAGCAGGCGGCGGAACAGGCATGCTTATCTTCATGGTGGCCATGTTGGCTATCATGTGGCTGTTCATGATTCGTCCACAACAAAAGAAACAAAAGGAGATACGCAACTTCCAAAACGCTTTGCAGGAAGGCTCAAAGGTGATCATCAACGGCGGCATCTACGGCACCGTGAAGCGCATTGACCTCACCACAAACAAGGTGGACGTTGAAATCGCACGCGGCGTCACCGTACAGGTAGACCGCAACTTCCTTTATGCCGACGCGGCTTCGCAGAACACAACCAACGCTTAA
- a CDS encoding CdaR family protein translates to MLKQLKRITAPIRNFLLDLVSKRFLVFLFFLFLSAAFWLSMTLDEMYEKEIPVPIRLVNVPKNIIITTNMPDTVIMTVRDKGFAFISDFTGSRLRPINLNFSTYANESAGKGSVPLADVQNILYQRLATSSRITALKPDQLRFFFNFGQSKTLPVRLNGTMTPAKNYYLARVSFWPEKVTVYAQQSKLDSLTYILTEKLNITNFTDTLIRKVNLQKIIGVKTVPEQVKIGLFPDILTEESIEVPIKAINMPKGKTLRTFPTKAKVLFNIGVTAFRKINEKQFEVVVDYNELQANPSDKCALHLKTVPAEVRQARLEMNQVDYLVEQQ, encoded by the coding sequence ATGCTCAAGCAGCTCAAGCGTATCACCGCACCCATCAGGAATTTCTTGCTCGACTTGGTATCCAAGCGATTCCTGGTGTTTTTGTTTTTCCTATTTCTCAGTGCGGCGTTCTGGCTCTCCATGACGCTCGATGAGATGTACGAAAAGGAGATTCCTGTGCCCATACGCTTGGTCAACGTGCCCAAAAACATCATCATCACCACCAACATGCCCGACACCGTCATCATGACGGTACGCGACAAAGGATTTGCCTTCATAAGCGACTTTACGGGCAGCCGGTTACGACCCATCAACCTTAACTTCTCTACCTACGCCAACGAAAGCGCAGGTAAGGGAAGTGTACCCCTGGCCGACGTGCAGAACATCTTGTACCAACGCCTGGCCACGTCTTCCAGAATCACCGCACTGAAGCCCGACCAGCTGAGATTCTTCTTCAATTTCGGACAGTCGAAAACCCTGCCAGTACGCTTGAACGGTACCATGACACCCGCCAAAAACTACTACCTGGCGCGCGTGAGCTTCTGGCCTGAAAAGGTGACGGTGTACGCGCAGCAAAGCAAGCTGGACAGCCTAACATACATCCTGACCGAGAAACTGAACATCACCAATTTCACGGACACGCTGATTCGAAAGGTCAACTTGCAGAAAATCATTGGCGTGAAGACGGTCCCGGAGCAGGTAAAGATTGGGCTCTTCCCCGACATCCTCACCGAAGAGAGCATCGAGGTACCCATCAAGGCCATCAACATGCCGAAAGGCAAAACCCTGCGCACCTTCCCCACCAAGGCAAAAGTGCTGTTCAACATTGGTGTTACGGCTTTCAGGAAGATCAATGAAAAACAATTCGAGGTGGTGGTCGACTACAACGAGCTGCAGGCAAACCCATCAGACAAATGCGCCTTGCACCTGAAAACCGTCCCCGCTGAGGTACGACAAGCGCGGTTGGAAATGAACCAGGTGGACTATCTCGTAGAACAACAATAA